One window of the Brevibacterium limosum genome contains the following:
- a CDS encoding helix-turn-helix domain-containing protein — protein sequence MDDDVTRKNASQTEETPQHFYGRVLKPDEMLEHAQYSSVRVVAERLRPFVKRYWAVEWDLPDGESYQTATVSEPTINLTFEFGNSRRAHVDGPGAWVTGPVTQRRFDVGIFGRGGVFGVNFHPGATLAFSDQKPVSIRDSTVSAEQWFPRLEADLGLADMFSQSQRDGAPEFGELASSVESWLLSWRPQMTPGYERLKRVFGILDDPEVVSLKILAERAEISERTLQRMFSSFCGVGVKKILARARVIDAVGAIDRGWGGTLADLGAHFGWFDQSHFSTDFVRVTGYSPAEYAHRKSARISRS from the coding sequence ATTTCTATGGTCGGGTTCTCAAGCCGGACGAAATGCTCGAACACGCGCAGTATTCGTCCGTTCGTGTCGTCGCTGAGCGCCTGCGTCCCTTCGTCAAACGCTATTGGGCCGTCGAATGGGACCTGCCGGACGGTGAGAGCTACCAGACGGCGACAGTCTCCGAACCGACCATCAATCTGACCTTCGAGTTCGGCAACAGCCGGCGGGCACACGTTGACGGTCCCGGAGCCTGGGTGACCGGTCCGGTCACCCAACGGCGATTCGATGTGGGAATCTTCGGTCGTGGCGGAGTCTTCGGGGTGAACTTTCACCCGGGCGCGACACTGGCCTTTTCCGACCAGAAGCCGGTGAGCATCCGCGATTCGACAGTATCTGCCGAGCAGTGGTTTCCGAGGTTGGAGGCCGACCTCGGGTTGGCGGACATGTTTTCGCAGTCGCAGAGGGACGGGGCACCGGAATTCGGCGAGCTGGCTTCGTCGGTCGAGAGCTGGCTGCTGTCCTGGAGGCCGCAGATGACCCCGGGATACGAACGATTGAAGCGCGTTTTCGGCATTCTCGACGACCCCGAAGTCGTGAGTCTGAAGATCCTCGCGGAGAGAGCAGAAATCAGTGAGCGCACTCTGCAGCGGATGTTCAGCAGCTTCTGCGGGGTCGGAGTGAAGAAGATCTTGGCCAGGGCACGTGTCATTGATGCGGTCGGAGCGATCGACCGCGGCTGGGGCGGGACTCTGGCCGATCTCGGTGCTCATTTCGGGTGGTTCGACCAATCGCACTTCAGCACAGATTTCGTTCGCGTCACCGGATACAGCCCAGCCGAGTACGCACACCGGAAGTCTGCGCGCATCAGCCGAAGCTGA